One stretch of Candidatus Bathyarchaeia archaeon DNA includes these proteins:
- a CDS encoding ABC transporter substrate-binding protein translates to MNTKIIFGIALIAIIAVGSGWYLYSADSPIDETPKTKTVVDSRGQSVTIPADVQRVIALRSGIIETMFALGAQDKIVGIDESTKTGEGYGEFPARLQPSIVDLPCPVNQDPNIEEIIALNPDVILIGGYGRLRWVSQLEDYNLTVVVTHFEEIGNFTRDLKIVGEVVNEQQKADELASYVDSYLADLESKVAAVTPEQVVHAYFVGHDVYHVYGSTTFEHSQIVTAGGVNVAEGITTWLPQVSPEQLIAWNPDIIFTLNGVDTAAILNDEQIQVVSAIKDGRVYALPESGMDYGTFRAIFAIEWIASKQYPDLYAGVNLTDEANSFYQTFWGINYGGPAL, encoded by the coding sequence ATGAACACTAAAATAATCTTTGGCATAGCTCTAATAGCAATAATTGCGGTCGGTTCGGGATGGTACCTCTACAGTGCAGATTCCCCAATCGACGAGACCCCAAAAACCAAAACTGTTGTTGACTCAAGAGGGCAAAGCGTCACAATTCCTGCTGACGTGCAGCGTGTAATCGCCCTCCGTTCAGGAATCATCGAAACCATGTTTGCTTTAGGTGCACAGGACAAAATTGTCGGCATCGATGAGTCAACAAAAACAGGCGAAGGCTACGGCGAATTCCCCGCTAGACTTCAACCTAGCATAGTGGATTTGCCTTGTCCAGTGAACCAAGATCCTAACATCGAAGAAATAATTGCGCTCAACCCCGACGTTATCTTAATTGGCGGATACGGCAGACTGCGCTGGGTTAGCCAACTTGAAGACTACAACCTAACCGTTGTGGTGACACACTTTGAGGAAATTGGCAACTTCACCCGAGACCTAAAGATAGTGGGCGAAGTCGTTAACGAGCAGCAAAAAGCTGATGAACTTGCCTCATATGTTGACAGCTACCTAGCTGATCTGGAGTCCAAAGTGGCAGCTGTTACCCCTGAACAAGTTGTTCACGCCTACTTCGTAGGACATGATGTCTATCACGTCTATGGCTCCACAACTTTTGAGCATTCGCAGATTGTGACGGCAGGCGGCGTAAACGTAGCTGAAGGCATAACCACTTGGCTTCCTCAAGTCTCTCCTGAGCAATTAATTGCTTGGAACCCAGACATAATTTTCACTTTGAACGGCGTAGATACAGCAGCAATTCTTAACGACGAACAAATACAAGTTGTTTCAGCAATCAAAGACGGTCGCGTGTATGCGTTGCCTGAGAGCGGCATGGACTACGGAACTTTCAGGGCAATCTTTGCAATCGAATGGATCGCGTCAAAGCAGTATCCTGACCTATATGCAGGCGTAAACCTAACTGACGAGGCAAATAGTTTCTACCAAACGTTCTGGGGAATCAACTACGGCGGGCCAGCTCTCTAA